A portion of the Marinobacter alexandrii genome contains these proteins:
- a CDS encoding AIR synthase related protein, translating to MIDRYAQRGVSADKEDVHSAIKNIDKGLFPKAFCKIVEDISGDSEYCTIMHADGAGTKSSLAYLYWKETGDINVWKGIAQDAIIMNVDDLLCVGCTDNILVSSTIGRNKNLIPGDVISEIINGTEEVLQMLRDSGINIKSTGGETADVGDLVKTIIVDSTVTARMKRQEVINNENIRPGDLIVGMASYGQATYEKEYNGGMGSNGLTSARHDVFDKTYANKYPESYDLGVPEDLVYSGSKKLTDQVEGSTLDAGKLVLSPTRTYGPVIKSILKELRSEIHGMVHCSGGAQTKVLHFVDNVRVVKDNLLPTPPLFQMIQHESNTDWKEMYKVFNMGHRMEVYVDEESADEIVEIARSFNIDSQVIGRVEASDNKELIIQSEHGIFEY from the coding sequence ATGATCGATAGGTATGCACAGCGGGGAGTTTCTGCTGACAAAGAAGACGTACATTCAGCTATTAAAAATATTGACAAAGGTTTATTCCCAAAAGCCTTTTGTAAAATAGTAGAGGATATTTCCGGCGATTCTGAATACTGCACAATTATGCATGCTGATGGTGCTGGTACCAAATCTTCACTGGCGTATCTCTATTGGAAAGAAACAGGCGATATCAATGTTTGGAAAGGGATAGCCCAAGATGCAATCATCATGAATGTTGATGATCTTTTATGTGTCGGATGTACTGATAATATTCTTGTTTCATCGACCATAGGTAGGAACAAAAATTTGATTCCTGGAGATGTGATTTCTGAAATAATCAATGGCACAGAAGAAGTGCTTCAGATGTTGCGTGATAGTGGGATAAATATTAAGTCTACCGGTGGCGAAACAGCTGATGTAGGTGATTTAGTGAAAACAATCATTGTAGACAGCACAGTAACTGCTAGAATGAAACGTCAGGAGGTCATTAACAATGAAAATATACGTCCCGGTGATCTTATAGTAGGTATGGCTTCTTATGGGCAGGCAACATATGAAAAAGAATATAATGGAGGGATGGGCAGTAATGGACTTACATCAGCTCGCCATGATGTTTTTGATAAAACTTATGCAAATAAATACCCGGAATCTTACGATTTAGGAGTTCCGGAAGATTTGGTCTATAGTGGATCGAAGAAGCTTACAGATCAGGTAGAAGGTTCAACATTGGATGCAGGTAAGCTCGTATTGTCCCCGACTCGAACATATGGACCGGTTATTAAATCAATTCTGAAAGAATTACGTTCCGAGATTCATGGAATGGTACATTGCAGTGGGGGCGCTCAAACAAAGGTTTTGCACTTTGTAGATAATGTAAGAGTGGTTAAAGATAATCTTCTTCCCACACCACCTCTTTTCCAGATGATCCAACATGAAAGCAATACTGATTGGAAGGAAATGTATAAAGTATTCAATATGGGTCATCGAATGGAGGTGTATGTTGATGAAGAATCTGCCGATGAAATAGTAGAAATTGCTAGATCTTTTAATATTGACTCACAAGTCATTGGTCGAGTAGAGGCTTCAGATAATAAAGAGCTAATCATTCAATCAGAGCACGGAATTTTCGAATACTGA
- a CDS encoding geranylgeranylglycerol-phosphate geranylgeranyltransferase, protein MKAHTNDTIGFLKASRIPNLIIIGLTQFVTAYCLLDKSTSTLIQPDFFIFIFSTGMIGAAGYIINDYFDQKIDMINRPGKVIVGTTFRRRFALFSHIILTISGILLGFLIDPAVGVIHVFSAGALWTYSIVLRRWLLLGTLTISFLACLTLLLVMVYFREFSLLVVAYAMFGCVTVFIRESIKDIISAKGEIQFGIQSVPIVWGIRGAKVFIYLAGIAGVGGLSFYLLSIPNWTVRYFFIAVLLFIFWIAVQLSKADKMNDFKTIKVYIDIIIIAGLVSMFLI, encoded by the coding sequence GTGAAAGCACATACAAATGATACCATAGGATTCTTAAAAGCGAGTCGAATTCCTAACCTCATCATTATTGGCCTTACGCAATTTGTTACTGCATATTGCCTTCTGGATAAATCAACCTCCACACTTATACAACCAGACTTCTTCATTTTCATTTTTAGTACTGGAATGATTGGAGCTGCTGGATACATAATCAATGATTATTTTGATCAAAAGATTGACATGATCAATCGTCCAGGAAAGGTAATCGTGGGAACCACTTTTCGTAGAAGGTTTGCTCTCTTCTCTCATATCATCTTGACCATATCTGGTATACTTCTTGGGTTCCTCATTGATCCTGCCGTTGGGGTCATCCATGTTTTCTCAGCTGGCGCCTTATGGACATATAGTATTGTTTTACGAAGGTGGCTATTATTAGGTACTCTGACAATATCATTCTTAGCCTGTCTGACTCTTCTTTTAGTCATGGTTTACTTTCGAGAATTTAGCTTACTAGTAGTTGCTTATGCAATGTTTGGATGTGTCACTGTGTTTATTCGTGAGAGTATAAAAGATATCATAAGTGCCAAAGGCGAGATACAATTTGGGATACAATCTGTACCAATCGTGTGGGGCATAAGGGGAGCAAAAGTGTTCATCTACCTAGCAGGAATTGCTGGTGTGGGGGGGCTATCATTCTACCTCCTATCCATACCAAACTGGACAGTTCGTTATTTTTTTATCGCCGTACTGCTATTCATTTTTTGGATCGCCGTTCAACTTTCTAAAGCAGACAAAATGAATGATTTTAAAACCATCAAGGTTTACATAGACATTATCATTATAGCCGGATTGGTGAGTATGTTTTTGATTTAA
- a CDS encoding Rossmann-like and DUF2520 domain-containing protein, translating into MSKVAIIGYGNVGYHLANRLSSKRHDVSIFSRTQSEDQILPIDQLDPNSFDFIILSVPDSIVKEISEQIDSSDAVVLHTSGSIPIAELSKHSKHGVMYPLQTFSRTKEIDFTSFPIFIEGSEDGERDIFTLVRSFSNDVRLLTSTNRSKLHLAAVFACNFSNHMFHLSEKILDSLDMTFQDIQPLVEETLQKAIKLGPSESQTGPAIRNDETTINTHLDMLQDEQMKNIYRMITDSIRNIK; encoded by the coding sequence ATGAGCAAGGTAGCAATCATTGGGTATGGAAATGTAGGCTATCATTTAGCCAATCGGCTTTCTTCCAAAAGGCATGATGTATCTATTTTTTCGAGAACACAGTCTGAGGATCAAATTTTACCTATCGATCAGCTCGATCCAAATTCATTTGATTTTATAATTCTAAGCGTTCCTGATAGTATCGTTAAAGAAATATCAGAACAAATTGATTCTTCAGATGCTGTGGTATTACATACTTCAGGGTCAATTCCTATCGCTGAGTTATCTAAACATTCCAAGCATGGAGTGATGTACCCTCTTCAAACTTTTAGTCGAACGAAGGAAATTGACTTTACATCTTTTCCAATCTTTATTGAGGGCTCTGAAGATGGTGAAAGAGACATTTTTACTCTTGTTAGAAGTTTCAGCAACGATGTAAGGCTTCTTACATCTACTAATCGCTCTAAGCTACATTTAGCTGCTGTTTTTGCTTGCAATTTCAGCAATCATATGTTTCACTTGTCAGAAAAAATATTGGATAGCTTAGATATGACCTTTCAGGACATTCAACCACTTGTAGAGGAAACCCTACAAAAAGCAATAAAACTTGGTCCATCTGAGTCACAAACTGGTCCTGCAATTCGAAATGACGAAACAACTATAAACACACATCTTGATATGCTTCAGGATGAACAAATGAAAAATATCTATCGTATGATTACCGATAGTATTAGAAATATCAAGTGA
- a CDS encoding OmpA family protein — translation MRILQYIILASIVVSCSLEKSMNNAEFDAVISKLGNAPEKNSPEENLMVGDAFRKSNRLVESIPFYQAAIKEGTPEEAANLYLAQGLKVEQKYDEAQKVLDNYLPRARDEKTKKMAEKELQNLRKIEDLKDHGSYYRVKNLQDINTENAEYSPVFSRNYLYFTTNREGSKIYRTTGTPFTDIYRVASKGANVNLSTLSALDPIINHLDTNEGSVAISPDGSSMIFAKGNDGKAKGFSEVNLFFTRYRNGKWSEPVALSINEAESWDSTPTFSPDGTTLYFSSTRAGGYGGADLYQAKINRRGRWVDVRNLGPEINSTGDDVFPYVSEDGSLYFSSDGHAGFGKLDIFRAVREGGHVTIENLGKPMNSSADDFGLYQFNLTKGFFTSNRKGGKGDDDIYTFINDDPDLKVVNYFLTGITITTDDAGKEIILPNTKVSLTTDSGEVLDEAFTGADGSFNFRVYPEEHYDLISEKTDYFTVRKDFTTIGKTVEKSTLTEFVTNVNFETKIMMDPIVLEKAIVLDNIYYDLDKADIRTDAALVLDSLVQIMNDNPEIYIELGSHTDARDTDEYNLNLSRRRAQSAVRYIINTGIKSQRITAKGYGESQLLVKNAQTEEEHQRNRRTEFKVLRYNPRDRNDDLPPEESVDEYDRFFKESGDGNG, via the coding sequence ATGCGAATTCTTCAATACATCATTTTAGCTTCAATAGTAGTCAGCTGTTCTTTGGAAAAGAGCATGAATAATGCTGAGTTTGATGCTGTAATTTCCAAACTTGGGAATGCTCCCGAAAAAAATTCTCCAGAAGAAAATCTTATGGTTGGCGATGCATTTCGCAAATCAAATCGCTTAGTTGAATCAATCCCCTTTTATCAAGCGGCGATCAAAGAAGGAACTCCGGAAGAAGCTGCAAATCTTTATTTGGCTCAAGGCTTAAAAGTGGAACAGAAATATGATGAAGCGCAAAAAGTTCTTGACAATTATTTGCCTCGTGCAAGAGATGAAAAAACGAAGAAGATGGCAGAGAAAGAACTTCAGAATTTAAGAAAAATTGAAGATTTAAAAGATCATGGAAGCTATTATAGAGTTAAGAACTTACAAGATATAAATACTGAAAATGCTGAATATTCTCCAGTTTTCAGCAGAAACTATCTTTATTTCACAACAAATCGTGAGGGGAGTAAAATTTATAGAACTACTGGCACTCCATTTACAGATATTTATCGTGTTGCATCAAAAGGAGCCAACGTAAACTTGAGCACCTTGAGTGCGCTCGACCCAATTATCAATCACCTTGATACAAATGAAGGTTCTGTTGCAATTTCTCCAGATGGATCATCTATGATTTTTGCAAAGGGAAACGATGGTAAAGCAAAAGGATTTAGTGAAGTGAATCTTTTCTTCACAAGGTATAGAAATGGGAAATGGTCTGAACCAGTAGCGCTTTCTATCAATGAGGCTGAATCTTGGGATAGTACACCTACTTTTTCTCCCGATGGAACTACACTTTATTTTTCATCTACAAGAGCTGGAGGTTATGGTGGAGCGGATCTTTATCAGGCTAAAATTAATAGACGAGGTAGGTGGGTTGATGTTAGAAATCTGGGACCTGAGATCAATAGTACCGGAGATGATGTATTTCCATATGTGAGTGAGGATGGCAGTCTCTATTTTTCGTCTGATGGACATGCAGGCTTTGGTAAGCTAGATATTTTTAGAGCAGTACGCGAAGGGGGGCATGTGACTATTGAGAATTTGGGCAAACCAATGAATTCATCAGCGGACGATTTTGGTCTTTATCAATTTAATCTTACGAAAGGATTCTTTACCTCTAATCGTAAAGGAGGCAAAGGAGATGATGATATTTATACGTTCATCAATGACGACCCTGATTTGAAGGTGGTGAACTATTTCCTGACAGGAATAACAATTACTACTGACGATGCAGGTAAGGAAATAATTCTTCCCAATACAAAAGTTTCATTAACTACTGACTCAGGAGAGGTATTGGATGAAGCATTTACAGGGGCAGATGGATCATTTAATTTTCGTGTTTACCCTGAGGAGCATTATGATTTGATAAGTGAGAAGACTGATTATTTCACGGTAAGGAAAGATTTCACAACTATCGGGAAGACGGTAGAGAAATCGACACTGACGGAATTTGTTACCAATGTGAATTTTGAAACAAAGATCATGATGGATCCTATCGTTTTGGAGAAAGCAATAGTGCTTGATAATATTTACTACGATCTTGATAAAGCAGATATTAGGACGGACGCTGCTTTAGTTTTAGACAGTTTAGTACAAATCATGAATGATAATCCTGAGATCTACATTGAACTAGGCTCCCATACAGATGCCAGAGATACGGATGAATACAATTTGAATCTCTCGAGAAGAAGGGCGCAATCTGCAGTTAGATATATAATCAATACTGGGATTAAGTCCCAGAGAATTACAGCGAAAGGATATGGAGAGTCACAGCTCTTAGTTAAGAATGCTCAAACGGAAGAAGAACACCAAAGAAATAGGAGAACAGAATTCAAGGTGTTAAGATACAACCCCAGAGATCGAAATGATGACCTACCGCCAGAAGAGTCTGTTGATGAATATGATCGATTCTTTAAAGAATCAGGTGATGGGAACGGATAA
- the ccsA gene encoding cytochrome c biogenesis protein CcsA, translated as MIHYFEGQLGHTFVIIAFVTSMLSAYAYFKGRNQDKEWTTFASKIFYVHVFSIIGIIGTLFYLITNHYFEYHYVFSHSSKLLPIYYQISCFWEGQEGSFLLWMFWNAILGVILIRTNNFWKAPVMFVVALTQVFLASMILGVVIFDIKLGSSPFMLLREVIDAPIFKTNPNFIPEDGNGLNPLLQNYWMVIHPPTLFLGFATTVIPFAYCIGGLLIGKNKEWIRPALPWAQFSAMILGVGILMGAYWAYETLNFGGYWNWDPVENAIYVPWLVLVASIHVMIAYKKSGSALKISMILVVASFLLVLYATFLTRSGILGNSSVHSFTDLGLSGQLLIYLLVFIALSIAFIVKRWKDIPSTKEETSPYSREFWIFMGAAVLCLMAFQVLAGTSIPVYNQVAELFGFELNMAPATDTYSAYSLPQLILSVLLAILSGTGQFFWWKKMDGKKLKEELRTPFLISLVISGLIIVIGKITEPYYVILLIACIYSIVANSKVFIGIAKSNIKLSGGSITHIGVALMLVGILFSSGYSKILSTNYTSMVWSSEFPEEVNKDNLLLFINEPRQMDEYSMIYRGIRKDTREDGFVDQNELTPTINPLKVVRKSERGTDTLTLINPENSYFEVEYHTEEGKQFTLFPRVQINTAMDMIVYSPDIKRKVNADMYTHVRTFPDPDQEPDWSEPQEIKVKIGDQFFINDYVATLERMEPVSNVEGTPLSSGDIAVKAVINLQGEYKDYDAEPVFVIRNKEYVGRIDDQVNDLAFRVSIQNILPQENAVVLAYQTTQKDWIIMEAVKKPWINLLWIGTFLLVIGFIVAIRRRYLEFVRMRDKGVEA; from the coding sequence ATGATACATTACTTCGAAGGACAGTTAGGTCATACGTTTGTCATCATTGCATTCGTAACAAGTATGCTTTCAGCATATGCTTATTTCAAAGGAAGAAATCAAGATAAAGAATGGACAACATTCGCTTCTAAAATATTCTACGTTCATGTTTTTTCGATTATAGGAATTATAGGGACATTATTTTATCTCATTACCAACCATTACTTTGAATATCACTACGTATTCAGTCATAGCTCTAAGCTGCTACCTATTTATTATCAGATTTCCTGTTTCTGGGAAGGTCAAGAAGGGTCATTTCTACTTTGGATGTTTTGGAACGCAATTCTTGGGGTCATTTTAATCAGAACCAACAATTTCTGGAAAGCACCTGTCATGTTTGTAGTAGCGTTAACGCAGGTATTTCTAGCATCCATGATACTCGGAGTGGTCATTTTTGATATTAAACTAGGTAGTTCGCCATTCATGCTCTTACGTGAAGTAATAGACGCTCCTATTTTCAAAACAAACCCAAATTTCATCCCTGAGGATGGAAATGGATTAAATCCTTTGCTACAAAATTATTGGATGGTCATTCATCCTCCAACACTGTTCTTAGGGTTTGCCACGACCGTTATTCCATTTGCGTATTGCATTGGTGGATTGCTGATAGGCAAAAACAAAGAATGGATAAGACCAGCGCTTCCTTGGGCCCAGTTTTCGGCTATGATTCTTGGAGTAGGTATTCTCATGGGTGCTTATTGGGCATATGAAACATTGAACTTTGGAGGGTATTGGAACTGGGATCCGGTTGAAAATGCCATCTATGTTCCCTGGCTTGTTTTGGTAGCTTCCATACATGTTATGATAGCCTACAAAAAGAGTGGATCTGCGCTGAAAATCTCTATGATCTTAGTAGTTGCCTCCTTCCTACTAGTACTTTATGCTACGTTCTTAACTAGAAGTGGAATTCTAGGTAACTCCTCTGTTCATTCTTTCACAGATTTAGGTCTTTCTGGACAATTACTGATTTATCTTCTAGTTTTCATCGCGTTATCCATTGCATTTATTGTTAAGCGGTGGAAAGACATACCGTCTACTAAAGAAGAAACATCACCCTATTCTCGTGAGTTTTGGATTTTTATGGGTGCTGCAGTGCTTTGCCTGATGGCATTTCAAGTACTTGCTGGCACTTCTATACCTGTCTATAATCAGGTAGCCGAGTTGTTTGGGTTTGAATTAAATATGGCCCCTGCCACAGACACTTACTCTGCCTATTCGTTACCTCAACTGATACTTTCTGTACTGCTGGCAATTCTATCTGGTACTGGTCAGTTTTTTTGGTGGAAAAAGATGGATGGAAAGAAGCTTAAAGAAGAGCTCCGTACTCCTTTTCTAATCTCATTGGTTATCTCAGGTTTGATTATTGTAATCGGAAAAATCACTGAGCCTTATTATGTTATTCTACTCATTGCTTGCATATATTCTATCGTAGCTAATAGTAAAGTTTTTATTGGAATAGCAAAATCGAACATTAAGCTTTCAGGTGGATCCATCACACATATAGGAGTAGCTTTAATGCTAGTGGGAATCTTGTTTTCCAGCGGTTATTCAAAAATTCTTTCCACCAATTATACTTCTATGGTCTGGAGTAGCGAATTTCCTGAAGAAGTAAATAAAGATAACCTCCTGCTTTTCATCAACGAACCTCGACAAATGGATGAGTATTCTATGATTTATAGAGGCATTCGCAAGGATACTCGCGAAGATGGGTTTGTAGATCAGAACGAATTGACCCCTACTATCAACCCCCTCAAGGTGGTCAGAAAGAGTGAGCGTGGAACTGACACACTTACATTAATCAACCCAGAGAATAGCTACTTTGAGGTTGAATATCATACGGAAGAAGGAAAACAGTTCACACTCTTTCCAAGAGTTCAAATAAATACAGCGATGGACATGATTGTTTATTCTCCTGACATCAAAAGGAAGGTCAATGCAGACATGTATACACATGTACGAACTTTTCCTGATCCAGATCAGGAGCCAGACTGGAGCGAACCACAAGAAATAAAAGTGAAGATTGGAGATCAATTTTTCATCAATGATTATGTGGCGACACTAGAACGAATGGAGCCTGTTTCAAATGTCGAAGGAACTCCACTTTCGTCAGGAGATATAGCGGTAAAGGCTGTAATCAACTTACAAGGTGAATATAAAGATTACGATGCAGAGCCTGTCTTTGTCATTCGCAATAAGGAATATGTTGGTAGAATAGATGATCAGGTAAATGATTTAGCTTTCAGAGTGTCTATTCAGAATATCTTACCTCAAGAGAATGCGGTAGTACTGGCCTATCAAACTACCCAAAAGGATTGGATCATCATGGAAGCAGTGAAAAAGCCTTGGATTAATCTTTTATGGATAGGCACCTTCCTGTTAGTGATTGGCTTTATAGTTGCAATTAGAAGAAGGTATTTAGAATTTGTAAGAATGCGAGACAAAGGAGTAGAGGCGTAA
- a CDS encoding DUF1223 domain-containing protein, giving the protein MKTNLLALSLLLISSFVLAQQEKPIVIVELFTSEGCSSCPPADKLLSEIVNSSDTKVDIIGLSFHVDYWDYIGWKDPYASKDFTIRQRAYARKFRLNSIYTPQMVVNGKHEFVGSSKSKWRETYSSESATKSNLDLVVSSIIVDHQTLTFDVKSKATDSQINVAIVEKNLSQNVIRGENRGRTLSHDNVVRVYDTRRFDGKSNTFSLKVPMDLNFENASLIIYSQNSESWNVNGAKKISFASLLN; this is encoded by the coding sequence ATGAAAACGAATCTTCTTGCTCTATCCCTTCTTTTGATTTCTTCATTCGTACTAGCTCAACAAGAAAAACCAATTGTTATTGTAGAGTTATTTACATCAGAAGGATGTTCTAGTTGCCCACCAGCAGACAAACTATTGTCAGAAATTGTTAATTCAAGTGACACGAAAGTTGATATCATCGGGCTTTCATTCCATGTAGATTATTGGGATTATATAGGATGGAAAGATCCTTATGCAAGCAAGGATTTCACGATTCGTCAAAGAGCTTATGCAAGAAAATTTCGTTTAAATTCTATTTATACACCACAAATGGTTGTTAATGGAAAACATGAATTTGTAGGTTCAAGTAAATCCAAATGGAGAGAAACGTACTCAAGCGAGAGTGCAACAAAATCAAACTTAGATTTAGTTGTTTCTAGCATCATTGTAGACCATCAAACTCTTACCTTCGATGTGAAGTCTAAAGCAACTGATTCTCAAATCAACGTGGCAATTGTTGAAAAGAATCTATCTCAAAATGTTATCAGAGGCGAAAACCGAGGAAGAACTTTGTCACATGACAATGTTGTGAGAGTTTATGATACAAGAAGATTTGATGGGAAGTCAAATACGTTTTCCTTGAAAGTTCCTATGGATTTGAATTTTGAAAATGCAAGCTTGATCATTTATTCACAAAACAGTGAGTCTTGGAATGTTAATGGGGCTAAAAAAATAAGTTTCGCCTCTCTACTTAATTGA
- a CDS encoding DUF456 domain-containing protein, which translates to MEVILVILTVLLIAGGIVFSILPPLPGPILTYGALVCADAISGDTEFSTTSFVIWGVIGLIIIVADYLLPIAATKKFGGTKAGVIGGMIGMVAGVLLPIPFGIILGPLLGAIIGDLYGGNRIRSAFKSGFGSFLGFLLATTIKLTYSIVLGVIIAWKVGGFTFNAIMGMF; encoded by the coding sequence ATGGAGGTAATTTTAGTAATTCTCACTGTTCTTTTGATTGCGGGAGGTATTGTGTTCTCAATTCTGCCTCCGCTTCCTGGTCCAATATTAACCTATGGGGCATTGGTTTGTGCTGATGCGATTTCAGGTGATACTGAATTCAGTACTACATCATTTGTTATCTGGGGTGTGATTGGTTTAATAATTATAGTAGCAGATTATTTGCTACCAATAGCAGCTACCAAGAAATTTGGAGGAACTAAGGCAGGAGTAATTGGAGGAATGATAGGTATGGTAGCTGGAGTCTTGTTACCCATTCCATTTGGGATTATCCTAGGGCCATTATTAGGTGCAATTATTGGAGATTTATATGGAGGTAATCGAATTAGGTCTGCATTTAAATCTGGCTTTGGTTCCTTTTTAGGATTTCTTTTGGCTACTACGATAAAACTTACCTACTCAATTGTGCTAGGAGTAATTATAGCTTGGAAAGTAGGAGGATTCACGTTTAATGCAATAATGGGAATGTTTTAA
- a CDS encoding GNAT family protein, protein MKDKFYRPLKGEKITLIPITKEHILQMRMLSSDSDIWTWYTEDLSNPDALEGWMTKRLEETERGDKMTYSVLLNETGQVIGATSYGHLDWVEQGIEIGWTWLGKKYIGSGINRHMKYLMLHHAFEIMDIERLELRTDEQNIRSRKAMEKIGAKYDGTLRNHRSTQGNRRRDTVVYSIIKSEWSQIKSTIFKEF, encoded by the coding sequence ATGAAAGATAAATTTTATCGCCCACTCAAAGGTGAAAAAATCACATTGATCCCTATAACGAAGGAGCATATTCTTCAAATGAGAATGCTGAGTTCTGATTCAGATATATGGACATGGTATACAGAAGATTTAAGCAATCCGGATGCACTAGAGGGATGGATGACCAAGCGACTAGAAGAGACTGAAAGGGGGGATAAAATGACATACTCTGTGCTACTAAATGAGACAGGTCAAGTTATTGGTGCAACAAGTTATGGTCATCTGGATTGGGTTGAGCAAGGAATTGAAATCGGTTGGACATGGCTAGGAAAGAAATATATAGGTTCAGGAATCAACAGACACATGAAATATTTGATGCTTCATCATGCTTTTGAGATAATGGATATAGAGCGTTTGGAACTTCGTACAGATGAACAGAATATTCGGTCACGGAAAGCGATGGAGAAGATTGGGGCCAAGTATGATGGTACTCTTAGGAATCATCGAAGTACACAAGGGAATAGAAGAAGAGATACAGTGGTCTATAGTATCATTAAATCGGAGTGGTCTCAAATAAAATCAACGATATTCAAAGAGTTCTAA
- a CDS encoding cytochrome c maturation protein CcmE encodes MKTKYIGAIVIIGIAIAIIISMAGDASTYVTFGEAKKLSEKGFKKSIHVVGELPKTASGEIVGIEESPDKLSFKFEMIDENGVQQQVLHANPVPTDFIRSEQVVIVGSYQGDKFVAEKILLKCPSKYQEDPEFNS; translated from the coding sequence ATGAAAACGAAATACATAGGAGCAATTGTTATTATTGGAATAGCCATTGCCATTATCATTTCTATGGCTGGGGACGCCAGCACTTACGTCACCTTTGGTGAAGCCAAAAAGCTCTCTGAAAAGGGATTCAAAAAGAGCATCCATGTTGTTGGAGAATTACCTAAAACAGCCTCAGGTGAAATAGTTGGTATAGAGGAGAGTCCTGATAAGCTTTCTTTCAAGTTCGAAATGATTGATGAGAATGGGGTGCAGCAACAAGTACTACACGCCAATCCAGTTCCTACTGATTTTATACGTTCTGAACAGGTAGTCATTGTCGGTTCTTATCAAGGAGATAAATTTGTTGCAGAAAAAATCCTACTCAAGTGCCCTTCTAAATATCAAGAAGATCCTGAATTTAATAGCTAA
- a CDS encoding CcmD family protein, with protein MMKKYLKPLMTGFFSLGSLVSYSQVEMADNFRGEGKIYIVIGVILIILAGFFVLLFRLDKRTKQLEKEVREK; from the coding sequence ATGATGAAGAAATACTTAAAACCTCTAATGACAGGATTTTTCTCGCTTGGTTCACTTGTAAGTTATTCGCAAGTGGAAATGGCTGATAATTTTCGTGGCGAAGGAAAAATTTATATTGTTATAGGTGTTATTCTTATCATTTTGGCGGGTTTCTTTGTTTTGCTTTTTAGGCTCGACAAAAGGACTAAGCAGTTAGAAAAAGAAGTAAGAGAAAAATGA
- a CDS encoding (Fe-S)-binding protein — translation MSEIQIPTVADLVAKGEKPDVLFWVGCAGSYDDRYKNVTKAFVKILNKVGVKFAVLGPEETCTGDPARRAGNEFLFQMQAMANIQVLNGYEIQKIVTACPHCFNTLKNEYPELGGNYDVIHHSQFLQELINDGKVELKGGGEFKGRKITYHDSCFLGRANNVYSAPRAVLEALDAELVEMKRCKTKGLCCGAGGAQMFKDAEPGNKEVNIERTEEALETNADTIAVACPFCMTMMSDGVKNKEKEDSVKVKDLAELIAESEGLN, via the coding sequence ATGAGCGAAATACAAATACCAACAGTAGCAGACTTAGTTGCAAAAGGGGAAAAGCCGGATGTATTATTTTGGGTGGGTTGTGCAGGATCTTATGATGATAGATATAAAAACGTTACGAAAGCGTTTGTTAAGATCCTTAATAAAGTTGGAGTCAAGTTCGCAGTGTTAGGTCCTGAGGAAACCTGTACAGGAGATCCCGCTAGAAGGGCTGGGAATGAATTTCTTTTTCAAATGCAAGCAATGGCTAATATTCAAGTTTTGAATGGCTATGAAATTCAGAAAATAGTTACAGCTTGTCCGCACTGCTTCAATACACTTAAAAATGAGTACCCTGAGCTTGGAGGAAATTATGATGTGATACATCATTCTCAATTCTTACAAGAGTTGATTAATGATGGGAAAGTAGAATTGAAAGGTGGAGGTGAATTTAAGGGTCGAAAAATAACATATCATGATTCTTGTTTTTTAGGGAGAGCCAATAACGTGTACTCTGCTCCTAGAGCAGTCCTTGAAGCTTTGGATGCTGAGTTGGTAGAGATGAAGAGATGTAAGACCAAAGGGCTTTGTTGTGGAGCTGGCGGAGCGCAAATGTTTAAGGATGCTGAGCCAGGAAATAAAGAAGTGAACATTGAGCGTACGGAAGAGGCCTTAGAAACCAATGCAGACACTATTGCGGTTGCTTGTCCGTTTTGCATGACTATGATGTCCGATGGTGTTAAGAATAAAGAGAAAGAAGACTCTGTGAAAGTTAAAGATTTAGCGGAACTCATTGCAGAATCTGAAGGTTTGAACTGA